The following are encoded in a window of Prevotella melaninogenica genomic DNA:
- a CDS encoding IS1634 family transposase, translating to MHANVQTRFNPATGDMAPYYRIKESYRDVQGHVHSLILLNIGFEPSLTAVQVRKIAYALTERFKNRSTPSLFKEYLDGLTPIEQAKADEWWSRMEKEGGIDRFNKEEQRSLRKYENYIDLETANYTDARNVGAEWLCKQTIDKLQLEGFLRRNGWTENTIHTALSALIVRTVYAVSERSSYYYLRDNSAAAELYSGVPGWTPGINSLYKVTDKLYELKEQLERHLCNVTDDLFNIDNKLMLFDLTNFYFEGSKRNSDKAKFGRSKEKRSDCKLLVLALCINKEGFIRYSSILEGNTADPKSLPNMIDTLAKRNPSRTKGTLVVMDAGVATEENLELIKRKGYNYLCVSRTKMKDYTLSDDNKSVTVMDTRRKKITLKEIKTEDDKDYYLEITSPSKAMTESSMNRAWRERFEMELQRINNGISKKGGTKTYEKVVERTGRAIQKYPSIAKFYQISYIKNEKKPKEMLRVDWEIKDLSAMESGHGVYFLRSNVRTLSERVTWEYYNLIREIECTNRQLKNDLNLRPIYHQKDERSDAHLFFGLLAYWVVNTIRCQLKREGESCYWTEIVRRMSTQKLVTTKGKNPLGEIIEMRQCSSPSKQAKQIYDKLNLKHSPFKKNKICRTQST from the coding sequence ATGCACGCAAATGTACAGACACGATTCAACCCTGCCACAGGGGACATGGCTCCTTATTATCGCATCAAGGAGTCATATCGTGATGTGCAGGGTCATGTACATTCGCTAATTCTTTTGAACATCGGGTTCGAACCTTCACTTACTGCTGTACAGGTTCGAAAAATTGCATACGCTCTTACCGAACGCTTCAAAAACAGAAGTACACCCTCGCTTTTCAAAGAATACCTTGACGGTCTTACTCCTATTGAACAGGCAAAGGCTGACGAATGGTGGAGCCGTATGGAGAAAGAAGGTGGAATCGATCGGTTTAATAAGGAAGAGCAGAGGTCGCTGAGAAAATATGAGAACTACATAGACCTTGAGACGGCAAACTATACTGACGCAAGGAATGTCGGTGCTGAGTGGCTCTGCAAGCAGACAATAGACAAGCTGCAATTAGAGGGTTTCCTGCGCAGAAACGGCTGGACTGAGAATACGATACACACGGCTTTGTCAGCATTGATTGTTCGCACAGTATATGCAGTTTCTGAACGTTCGTCTTATTATTATTTGCGCGATAACTCGGCTGCCGCTGAACTTTATAGTGGAGTTCCTGGCTGGACACCAGGAATCAATTCTCTGTATAAAGTCACTGACAAATTATATGAACTAAAGGAACAGTTAGAGCGTCATCTGTGCAACGTTACTGACGATCTCTTTAATATAGACAACAAGTTGATGCTCTTCGACTTAACCAACTTCTATTTCGAGGGCAGTAAGCGTAACAGCGACAAGGCCAAGTTCGGTCGGTCAAAAGAAAAACGCTCTGACTGTAAGCTACTTGTACTTGCACTATGTATCAATAAAGAAGGTTTTATACGTTATTCTTCTATCTTGGAGGGTAATACAGCAGACCCCAAGTCTCTGCCCAATATGATTGATACGCTGGCAAAGAGGAATCCATCACGAACAAAGGGTACGCTCGTTGTCATGGATGCAGGTGTTGCCACGGAAGAGAACTTGGAGCTGATCAAAAGGAAAGGTTACAATTATCTCTGCGTGTCTCGTACGAAAATGAAGGACTATACGCTCAGTGATGATAACAAGAGCGTTACAGTAATGGATACCCGCCGGAAAAAGATAACGCTGAAAGAGATTAAGACAGAGGATGATAAGGATTATTATCTCGAAATAACATCTCCTTCGAAAGCTATGACAGAGTCGTCCATGAACAGGGCTTGGAGAGAGCGTTTTGAGATGGAACTGCAGAGGATAAACAATGGAATCTCCAAGAAAGGTGGAACAAAAACCTATGAAAAGGTTGTTGAACGTACAGGACGTGCCATACAGAAGTACCCTTCTATAGCGAAGTTCTACCAGATAAGCTACATAAAAAACGAGAAGAAACCCAAGGAGATGCTGCGTGTAGACTGGGAGATAAAAGACCTCTCGGCAATGGAATCTGGTCACGGAGTCTATTTCCTCCGCAGCAATGTCAGGACACTTTCTGAGCGTGTAACATGGGAATACTACAATCTCATTCGTGAGATAGAATGTACGAACAGACAACTAAAGAATGATCTCAACCTCCGTCCTATCTATCATCAGAAAGATGAGCGAAGCGACGCACACCTCTTCTTCGGTTTATTAGCCTACTGGGTGGTAAACACCATCCGTTGTCAATTAAAACGAGAAGGAGAATCCTGTTACTGGACCGAGATAGTACGACGTATGAGCACCCAAAAGCTCGTCACCACAAAAGGAAAGAATCCATTAGGTGAAATCATCGAGATGCGCCAATGTAGTAGTCCTTCGAAGCAAGCAAAACAAATATACGATAAGTTGAACTTAAAACACTCACCATTCAAAAAGAATAAAATTTGTAGGACACAGAGCACATAA